Proteins found in one Oncorhynchus tshawytscha isolate Ot180627B linkage group LG25, Otsh_v2.0, whole genome shotgun sequence genomic segment:
- the sgca gene encoding alpha-sarcoglycan, with protein sequence MADWTGWRFILTVCVTSVLVVKADIKAYTPVGQLFVFELQREAFQNEFEPFLKHYGRVYNDPMLFKCNMQSFPDLPGWLRFTQRHHYDNGFLYGTPLAQGKSMIEITVTNKRSYDTFRDRLIITIDPPAKRMPYQAEFFIPLREIEKVLPSTVQEEIRQDMMRMWKTDRLDFVNITSALDRGGRVPLPLAGHYEGVYVKVGSDQYFSECLLRLQTAEHRRQCEAGGRAKIPGDCKVCSYPGNCVTWCKSTLIDLSRPVIPPPAPTMGPGILDAGGVYDPPESPPPRDFLPDYIVTVIVPLALAIILCLLLAYIMCCRREGVERRDGKTPDIQLYHHHTIHGNTSELRSMAGCRGVPPPLSTLSMFNARTGETAPPFQTDSPSIPLILAQQEINTDTLPRK encoded by the exons ATGGCAGACTGGACAGGCTGGAGATTTATTTTAACAG tgtgtgtgaccagtgtaCTAGTGGTCAAGGCAGACATCAAGGCTTATACCCCTGTGGGACAGCTGTTTGTGTTCGAGCTGCAGAGAGAGGCCTTCCAGAATGAATTTGAACCCTTCCTGAAACACTATG GGCGGGTCTACAATGATCCCATGCTGTTTAAGTGCAACATGCAGTCCTTCCCGGACCTGCCTGGCTGGCTTCGATTTACCCAGAGGCACCACTATGATAACGGCTTCCTCTACGGCACCCCACTGGCCCAGGGAAAGAGTATGATAGAG ATCACAGTGACTAACAAACGGAGCTATGACACATTCAGAGACAGACTGATCATAACGATTGACCCTCCAG CAAAGAGAATGCCCTACCAGGCTGAGTTCTTCATCCCACTGAGGGAGATTGAGAAGGTGCTGCCCTCTACAGTTCAGGAAGAGATCAGGCAGGATATGATGAGGATGtggaagacagacaggctggactTTGTCAACATCACGTCTGCGTTGGACCGAGGTGGCCGTGTCCCTCTGCCTCTGGCTGGACACTACGAAGG GGTGTATGTGAAGGTGGGTTCAGACCAGTACTTCTCTGAGTGCTTGTTGAGGCTCCAGACTGCTGAACATAGGAGACAGTGTGAGGCCGGGGGCAGGGCCAAGATCCCTGGGGACTGCAAGGTCTGCTCCTACCCAGGCAACTGTGTCACCTGGTGCAAGTCCACACTG ATTGATCTGTCCAGACCAGTGATCCCCCCTCCTGCCCCCACCAtgggcccaggtatcctggatgCTGGGGGGGTCTATGACCCACCTGAGTCCCCCCCTCCCAGAGACTTCCTGCCAGACTACATTGTGACTGTGATCGTCCCCCTGGCTCTGGCCATCATCCTGTGTCTCCTACTGGCCTACATCATGTGCTGCAGACGAGAGGGAGT TGAGAGAAGAGATGGAAAGACACCAGA TATCCagctctaccaccaccacaccatccaTGGTAACACCAGTGAGCTGCGGAGCATGGCTGGGTGTCGtggggtccctcctcccctctccaccctgtCCATGTTCAACGCTCGCACCGGGGAGACGGCCCCACCGTTCCAGACTGACAGCCCCAGCATCCCCCTCATCCTGGCCCAGCA